Proteins found in one Cellulomonas palmilytica genomic segment:
- a CDS encoding class I SAM-dependent methyltransferase: MVTRERRAGDVDYERHGRRYATVRRTDPRIEARVHAALGDARTVLNVGAGTGSYEPADRYVLAVEPSATMRAQRPAGAAPALDATAEHLPFDDDAFDAAMAMVTIHQWSDVERGLRELRRVARGPVVVLTVDAPALRRYWLAEYFPEVVALDEGRFPTIEQVTGVLGDEGGQVRVDAVPIPLDCVDGFGEAFYGRPEAFLRPEVRAATSGFGLTDPVAVRRGLDRLADDLASGAWDRAHGHLRAQAEYVGTMRLVVATP; encoded by the coding sequence ATGGTGACCCGCGAGCGCCGGGCCGGTGACGTCGACTACGAGCGGCACGGCCGCCGGTACGCGACCGTGCGCCGGACCGACCCGCGGATCGAGGCCCGGGTCCACGCGGCGCTCGGGGACGCCCGCACGGTGCTGAACGTCGGAGCGGGCACCGGCTCCTACGAGCCTGCCGACCGGTACGTGCTCGCGGTCGAGCCGTCGGCGACGATGCGCGCGCAGCGCCCCGCCGGTGCGGCGCCGGCCCTCGACGCGACGGCAGAGCACCTGCCGTTCGACGACGACGCGTTCGACGCCGCGATGGCGATGGTGACGATCCACCAGTGGTCCGACGTCGAGCGTGGGCTGCGCGAGCTGCGGCGCGTCGCCCGTGGGCCCGTCGTCGTCCTCACGGTCGATGCGCCCGCGCTGCGGCGGTACTGGCTCGCGGAGTACTTCCCCGAGGTCGTCGCGCTGGACGAGGGGCGCTTCCCGACGATCGAGCAGGTCACCGGCGTGCTCGGCGACGAGGGTGGGCAGGTTCGCGTCGACGCCGTGCCCATCCCGCTCGACTGCGTCGACGGGTTCGGTGAGGCGTTCTACGGCCGCCCCGAGGCGTTCCTGCGCCCGGAGGTGCGTGCGGCCACGTCGGGCTTCGGGCTCACCGACCCGGTTGCCGTGCGCCGCGGGCTCGACCGGCTCGCGGACGACCTCGCGAGCGGGGCGTGGGACCGGGCGCACGGGCACCTGCGCGCGCAGGCCGAGTACGTGGGCACGATGCGCCTCGTCGTCGCGACCCCCTGA
- a CDS encoding sugar O-acetyltransferase, whose protein sequence is MDLDVAAALEDARTEYDKMVAGDWYRYRHGPELADLTTATQRTCRRITALYDEDREAAHVLFRELLGTVGEGVDFRPPFYLDYGHRLHVGDRTFINADFLTLGGGEIRIGADVLIGPSVRLYTPTHVLDPELRPQGWERVDPIRIEDGVWLGGSVVVCPGVTIGARSVVGAGSVVTKDVPPDVVVAGNPARVVRALSSDEARPTP, encoded by the coding sequence ATGGACCTGGACGTCGCGGCGGCCCTCGAGGACGCCCGCACCGAGTACGACAAGATGGTCGCGGGTGACTGGTACCGCTACCGCCACGGCCCCGAGCTCGCGGACCTGACCACCGCCACCCAGCGCACGTGCCGCCGGATCACGGCGCTGTACGACGAGGACCGCGAGGCCGCGCACGTGCTGTTCCGCGAGCTGCTCGGCACCGTCGGCGAGGGCGTGGACTTCCGCCCGCCGTTCTACCTGGACTACGGGCACCGCCTGCACGTCGGGGACCGGACGTTCATCAACGCGGACTTCCTCACGCTCGGCGGCGGGGAGATCCGCATCGGCGCCGACGTGCTGATCGGCCCGAGCGTGCGCCTCTACACCCCGACGCACGTGCTCGACCCCGAGCTGCGCCCGCAGGGCTGGGAGCGGGTCGACCCGATCCGCATCGAGGACGGCGTGTGGCTCGGCGGCAGCGTCGTCGTGTGCCCGGGCGTGACCATCGGGGCGCGCTCGGTCGTCGGCGCCGGGTCGGTCGTCACCAAGGACGTCCCGCCGGACGTCGTCGTCGCCGGCAACCCCGCGCGGGTGGTCCGCGCGCTCTCGTCGGACGAGGCCCGCCCGACCCCCTAG
- a CDS encoding TetR/AcrR family transcriptional regulator codes for MARDTRERLLTTARDLVHASTFADVGVDDVCRAAGVNKGSLYHFFPSKQALGVAVLDRNWELMRALLDETLGTQGPPLDRLDAFLAGYASMMRTMRDHLGAVPGCPVGNLAAELSAHEPVMRARITEVLMAWTEQIASVVREAQARGDVEPMIDATSAARAVVACIQGYSVLAKAEDDPAALDPLRPLVRTLLPSPR; via the coding sequence ATGGCGAGGGACACCCGGGAGCGGCTGCTCACCACCGCACGCGACCTCGTGCACGCGTCGACGTTCGCCGACGTCGGCGTCGACGACGTATGCCGCGCGGCCGGGGTCAACAAGGGCAGCCTGTACCACTTCTTCCCCTCGAAGCAGGCGCTCGGGGTCGCGGTCCTCGACCGCAACTGGGAGCTGATGCGCGCGCTGCTCGACGAGACGCTCGGGACCCAGGGGCCACCGCTCGACCGGCTGGACGCGTTCCTCGCCGGGTACGCGTCGATGATGCGCACCATGCGCGACCACCTGGGCGCGGTCCCCGGCTGCCCGGTGGGCAACCTCGCGGCCGAGCTCTCGGCCCACGAGCCGGTCATGCGCGCCCGCATCACCGAGGTGCTCATGGCGTGGACCGAGCAGATCGCCTCCGTCGTCCGCGAGGCGCAGGCCCGAGGGGACGTCGAGCCGATGATCGACGCGACGTCCGCCGCGCGCGCCGTCGTGGCCTGCATCCAGGGCTACAGCGTCCTGGCGAAGGCCGAGGACGACCCGGCCGCGCTCGACCCGCTGCGCCCCCTGGTCCGGACGCTCCTGCCCTCCCCTCGCTGA
- a CDS encoding TlpA family protein disulfide reductase, with amino-acid sequence MATTYLFDDLRTRDVLADMRYLPTDPAPGDLIPAFDLPTLDGDRFRSDTLGHRPVLLVFGSQTCPVTRSAVPPLRDLHDEYGDRVRFVLVQTREAHPGELLPQPRTDEQKAAHAATMRDDLRVPFEVAVDDLAGTLHRAVGPKPNSAYVLRPDGTITARVHWANDAAALRSELEHVLHGTAALRHRGGATSPLLKAVGHLPEVVRRAGNKAERDVWRAVPPLALLGRTAGLLRGLPVDRRGPAAAAVLTFLALAVTAGIVVAS; translated from the coding sequence GTGGCCACGACGTACCTGTTCGACGACCTCCGCACGCGGGATGTGCTCGCCGACATGCGCTACCTCCCCACCGACCCCGCACCCGGCGACCTCATCCCCGCGTTCGACCTGCCGACTCTCGACGGCGACCGGTTCCGCAGCGACACGCTCGGCCACCGTCCCGTGCTGCTCGTGTTCGGTTCGCAGACCTGCCCCGTGACCCGCAGCGCGGTGCCGCCCCTGCGGGACCTGCACGACGAGTACGGCGACCGGGTCCGCTTCGTGCTCGTCCAGACCCGTGAGGCGCACCCGGGCGAGCTCCTGCCGCAGCCGCGCACGGACGAGCAGAAGGCCGCGCACGCGGCGACCATGCGCGACGACCTGCGCGTCCCCTTCGAGGTCGCCGTCGACGACCTGGCGGGCACGCTCCATCGCGCGGTCGGGCCCAAGCCCAACTCGGCATACGTCCTGCGACCCGACGGGACCATCACCGCGCGCGTCCACTGGGCCAACGACGCGGCCGCGCTGCGCTCGGAACTCGAGCACGTCCTGCACGGGACTGCAGCACTGCGCCACCGCGGCGGTGCGACCAGTCCCCTGCTCAAGGCGGTCGGGCACCTGCCTGAGGTCGTCCGCCGCGCGGGCAACAAAGCCGAGCGGGACGTGTGGCGAGCGGTCCCGCCCCTGGCGTTGCTCGGGCGGACCGCCGGTCTCCTTCGCGGCCTGCCGGTGGACCGTCGTGGGCCTGCGGCCGCCGCAGTCCTCACGTTCCTCGCCCTGGCGGTGACGGCGGGCATCGTCGTGGCATCCTGA